The following coding sequences lie in one Spinacia oleracea cultivar Varoflay chromosome 1, BTI_SOV_V1, whole genome shotgun sequence genomic window:
- the LOC130467927 gene encoding dnaJ protein ERDJ2A-like isoform X2 — protein sequence MVLSVIQTQLLIQAHLTRETADLPPTLNGDLKRVLELAHHLLEELMKMALIPRTAQGHGWLRPAIRVVELSQCVIQGVQVLQSDLQGVWCSIAAVCNLMLRTLLLRLLCLVVREWSVLL from the exons ATGGTTCTCAGTGTTATTCAG ACACAATTGTTAATTCAAGCCCATTTAACTCGGGAAACAGCAGACCTACCTCCAACACTTAATGGTGACCTGAAACGTGTCCTGGAACTTGCACATCATCTACTTGAGGAATTGATGAAG ATGGCTTTAATACCACGCACGGCTCAAGGTCATGGATGGCTTAGGCCTGCAATTAGGGTTGTCGAGCTTTCTCAGTGTGTGATTCAG GGAGTCCAGGTGCTGCAGTCAGATCTACAGGGAGTGTGGTGTTCGATTGCTGCTGTGTGCAATCTTATGTTGCGTACCCTTTTATTGCGTTTGTTGTGTTTGGTTGTTAGGGAGTGGTCTGTACTCCTCTAA
- the LOC130467927 gene encoding dnaJ protein ERDJ2A-like isoform X1, with the protein MVLSVIQTQLLIQAHLTRETADLPPTLNGDLKRVLELAHHLLEELMKMALIPRTAQGHGWLRPAIRVVELSQCVIQVFGVVFSCTSAASCCCRVLVVLLMCAGCSAGSPGAAVRSTGSVVFDCCCVQSYVAYPFIAFVVFGC; encoded by the exons ATGGTTCTCAGTGTTATTCAG ACACAATTGTTAATTCAAGCCCATTTAACTCGGGAAACAGCAGACCTACCTCCAACACTTAATGGTGACCTGAAACGTGTCCTGGAACTTGCACATCATCTACTTGAGGAATTGATGAAG ATGGCTTTAATACCACGCACGGCTCAAGGTCATGGATGGCTTAGGCCTGCAATTAGGGTTGTCGAGCTTTCTCAGTGTGTGATTCAG GTGTTTGGTGTTGTTTTCAGCTGCACAAGTGCTGCTTCTTGCTGTTGCAGGGTGTTGGTTGTGCTCCTGATGTGTGCAGGGTGTTCTGCAGGGAGTCCAGGTGCTGCAGTCAGATCTACAGGGAGTGTGGTGTTCGATTGCTGCTGTGTGCAATCTTATGTTGCGTACCCTTTTATTGCGTTTGTTGTGTTTGGTTGTTAG